One region of Natronorubrum aibiense genomic DNA includes:
- a CDS encoding PQQ-binding-like beta-propeller repeat protein has translation MVERTRRSMLAIGAAALAGGVLTTVGTSSADEQCSCPPAPMDTNGWSSYRGTAANTAHVETDAFPRLETIAWEYEHTGALAAVDDWVYVRTDDGEVHALDAADGEREWKRAELDATGTPAVADGAVYVAGEQLTALDGATGDVLWELAFDEGESVASPTVADGTVYVVADGSLYAVDAHDGSIVWQHDSIELGVYDETEDGTAEVRAFAANPVTVADATVYAPTSPSGFVALEAASGETLWTTDLRTGGNLIIPTEDGIYVDRFEAGHMAGEAYRTAYESDPENVGPSRHQESADPFTESTAFATSGAVRIVISPDGRYLKAWDRERDEFRWKYDYLSETHLFQWPVIAGDTAIVSYQPPSMSDEEADAVIEESRTDPSALEVFGTEPSIIGVDLTDGSKRWAVPYEALEDVDTAGDEFPYAVSEDTLYVNADRLVAVRSSEAVDDGEADSDDGTADNSDDGEAKDESDADETPVDERDSEADRDDETDTGSVTADPKDSSETEAANEGESAGDTAETDRVPGFTAGAGLVGSGLSLEWLRRRATTDESTE, from the coding sequence ATGGTCGAACGAACCAGACGATCGATGTTGGCCATCGGGGCAGCAGCGCTGGCAGGCGGGGTACTCACCACGGTCGGGACAAGCAGTGCCGACGAGCAGTGTTCTTGTCCACCAGCACCGATGGATACGAACGGCTGGTCGTCCTATCGGGGGACGGCAGCGAATACCGCACACGTCGAGACTGACGCGTTCCCGCGACTGGAGACGATCGCCTGGGAGTACGAACACACCGGTGCGCTCGCCGCCGTCGACGACTGGGTCTACGTACGGACCGATGACGGCGAGGTCCACGCACTCGACGCGGCTGACGGCGAACGCGAGTGGAAACGCGCCGAGCTCGACGCCACGGGAACCCCTGCAGTCGCCGATGGTGCGGTGTACGTCGCCGGGGAGCAACTGACCGCACTTGACGGCGCGACCGGCGACGTGTTGTGGGAGTTGGCGTTCGACGAGGGCGAGTCAGTAGCGAGTCCGACGGTTGCGGACGGGACGGTGTACGTCGTCGCCGACGGATCGCTCTACGCGGTCGACGCCCACGACGGGTCGATCGTCTGGCAGCACGACAGCATCGAACTCGGCGTCTACGACGAGACCGAAGACGGCACCGCAGAGGTCCGTGCGTTCGCGGCGAACCCCGTCACCGTCGCCGATGCTACCGTTTACGCACCCACCTCGCCGTCGGGGTTCGTCGCCCTCGAGGCTGCCTCGGGCGAGACGCTGTGGACGACGGACCTGCGGACGGGTGGCAATCTCATTATCCCGACCGAGGACGGAATCTACGTGGACCGCTTCGAAGCGGGCCACATGGCTGGCGAGGCGTATCGGACGGCATACGAAAGTGACCCGGAGAACGTTGGTCCCTCGAGGCACCAGGAGTCTGCGGATCCCTTCACGGAATCGACTGCCTTCGCGACGTCGGGTGCGGTAAGGATCGTCATTTCTCCGGATGGACGATATCTCAAGGCGTGGGACCGCGAGCGCGACGAATTCCGGTGGAAATACGATTATCTCTCCGAAACCCACCTCTTTCAGTGGCCAGTAATTGCCGGTGACACCGCAATCGTCTCCTACCAGCCGCCATCGATGTCCGACGAGGAGGCGGACGCGGTCATCGAAGAATCCAGAACAGACCCATCGGCTCTCGAAGTGTTCGGAACTGAACCATCGATTATTGGAGTCGATCTGACGGACGGCTCTAAACGATGGGCGGTTCCCTACGAGGCTCTCGAGGACGTCGACACCGCCGGTGACGAGTTTCCCTACGCCGTCAGCGAAGACACCCTCTATGTCAACGCCGACAGACTCGTCGCCGTTCGATCGTCCGAGGCCGTCGACGACGGCGAGGCTGACTCCGATGATGGCACAGCTGATAACTCCGATGACGGTGAGGCGAAAGACGAGAGTGACGCCGACGAAACGCCGGTGGACGAACGCGATAGCGAAGCCGACCGCGACGACGAAACGGACACAGGCTCCGTGACGGCCGACCCAAAAGATAGTTCCGAAACGGAAGCCGCCAACGAGGGTGAGTCGGCCGGAGACACGGCTGAGACCGATCGCGTTCCCGGCTTCACCGCCGGCGCTGGGCTCGTTGGCAGCGGACTCTCGCTTGAGTGGCTCCGCCGTCGAGCGACGACCGACGAGTCGACGGAGTGA
- a CDS encoding tryptophan--tRNA ligase → MTGDDPLEESAQGEPLPDGGAAGADDVALDPWGSSSVSDYRKLFEEFGIEEFDEVLEEVPNPHYLMRRGVIFGHRDYRHVARALQNDEPAAVLSGFMPTGDPHIGHKLVFDEIIWHQQQGADAYALIADLEANSARGMRWDEIDEHARDYLLSLLALGFDLEEGELYRQSENRELQDLAFELGAETNFSELQAIYGFDGETDVSHMQSVVTQMADILYPQLEEPKPTVIPVGPDQDPHVRLARDLAERMRFFKVSEAYASFELEPVERDLVAEFYERLDPGDFDDDTLRCVHVAEAIEEAPLSELGVTADVLRSVLTKLNEAGMEPIRPRTRFSDRRATEEAFDALIDAIEGEKRVYENHVDAFELERDEAEELARQVEVDTGGYGFRPPSSIYHRFMTGLTGGKMSSSIPASHISLLDDPEDGYDKVKAATTGGRETAEEQREKGGKADECPVYELYAYLLAGDDDEFAKRVYDECVGGERLCGDCKEQAAQLMREFLADHQEKRDEVEELLEDADIELESPRRR, encoded by the coding sequence ATGACCGGAGACGATCCACTCGAGGAGTCAGCGCAGGGGGAACCGTTGCCCGACGGCGGAGCCGCAGGTGCAGATGATGTCGCGCTCGACCCCTGGGGTTCCTCGAGCGTCTCCGACTACCGCAAACTGTTCGAGGAGTTCGGTATCGAGGAGTTCGACGAGGTGCTCGAGGAGGTGCCGAACCCCCACTACCTGATGCGACGCGGCGTCATATTCGGCCACCGGGACTATCGACACGTGGCACGAGCGCTGCAAAACGACGAGCCCGCGGCGGTGCTCTCGGGCTTTATGCCGACCGGCGATCCGCACATCGGCCACAAACTCGTCTTCGACGAGATCATCTGGCACCAACAGCAGGGCGCCGACGCCTACGCCCTGATCGCCGACTTAGAGGCCAACTCCGCGCGCGGAATGCGCTGGGACGAGATCGACGAACACGCCCGCGACTACCTGCTCTCCTTGCTCGCACTCGGCTTCGACCTCGAGGAGGGCGAACTCTACCGCCAGTCGGAAAACCGTGAGTTACAGGATCTGGCGTTCGAACTCGGCGCGGAGACTAACTTCTCGGAGCTGCAGGCGATCTACGGCTTCGACGGCGAGACCGACGTCTCGCACATGCAGTCGGTCGTCACGCAGATGGCAGACATCCTCTACCCGCAACTCGAGGAGCCAAAGCCGACCGTCATCCCCGTCGGCCCGGACCAGGACCCCCACGTCAGGCTGGCTCGCGACCTCGCCGAGCGAATGCGGTTTTTCAAGGTCTCAGAAGCCTACGCCAGCTTCGAACTCGAGCCCGTCGAACGCGACCTCGTCGCGGAGTTCTACGAGCGACTCGACCCTGGCGACTTCGACGACGATACGCTGCGCTGTGTGCACGTCGCCGAGGCGATCGAGGAGGCACCGCTGTCGGAACTCGGCGTCACCGCGGACGTCCTGCGTTCAGTGCTGACGAAACTGAACGAGGCCGGGATGGAGCCGATTCGGCCGCGGACCCGGTTTTCCGACCGGCGAGCGACCGAGGAGGCGTTCGACGCGTTGATCGACGCCATCGAGGGTGAAAAACGCGTCTACGAGAACCACGTCGATGCCTTCGAACTCGAGCGCGACGAGGCCGAAGAACTCGCCCGACAGGTCGAAGTCGACACCGGCGGCTACGGCTTCCGCCCGCCGTCGTCGATCTATCACCGCTTTATGACCGGGCTGACCGGCGGCAAGATGTCCTCTTCGATTCCGGCGAGCCACATTTCGCTGCTCGACGATCCCGAGGACGGCTACGACAAGGTGAAAGCGGCGACCACTGGTGGTCGCGAGACCGCCGAAGAACAGCGCGAAAAGGGTGGCAAGGCCGACGAGTGTCCCGTCTACGAACTGTACGCCTACCTGCTCGCCGGCGACGACGACGAGTTCGCCAAACGCGTCTACGACGAGTGTGTCGGCGGCGAACGCCTCTGTGGCGACTGTAAGGAGCAAGCGGCGCAGTTGATGCGAGAGTTCCTCGCGGACCACCAGGAGAAACGAGACGAAGTCGAGGAGTTGCTCGAGGACGCCGATATCGAACTCGAGTCGCCGCGGCGACGGTAA